In a genomic window of Muntiacus reevesi chromosome 1, mMunRee1.1, whole genome shotgun sequence:
- the BCL9 gene encoding B-cell CLL/lymphoma 9 protein isoform X2, whose product MHSSNPKVRNSPSGNTQSPKSKQEVMVRPPTVMSPSGNPQLDSKFSNQGKQGGSASQSQPSPCDSKSGGHTPKALPGPGGSMGLKNGAGNGAKGKGKRERSISADSFDQRDPGTPNDDSDMKECNSADHIKSQDSQHTPHSMTPSNATVPRSSTPSHGQTTAPEPTPAQKTPAKVVYVFSTEMANKAAEAVLKGQVETIVSFHIQNISNSKTERSTAPLNTQISALRNDPKPLPQQPPAPANQDQNSSQNTRLQPTPPIPAPAPKPAAPPRPLDRDSPGVENKLIPSVGSPAGSTPLPPDSTGPNSTPNNRAVTPVSQGSNSSSADPKAPPPPPVSSGEPPTLGENPDGLSQEQLEHRERSLQTLRDIQRMLFPDEKEFPGGQSGGPQQNTGVLDGPQKKPEGPIQAMMVQSQSLGKGPGPRTDVGAPFGPQGHRDVPFPPDEMVPPSMNSQSGPIGPDHLDHMTPEQIAWLKLQQEFYEEKRRKQEQVAVQQCSLQDMMVHQHGPRAVVRGPPPPYQMTPGEAWGPGGTEPFADGINMPHSLPPRAMAPHPNMPGSQMRLPGFAGMMNSEMEGPNVPNPASRPGLSAVSWPDDVPKIPDGRNFPPGQGVFSGPGRGERFPNPQGLSEEMFQQQLAEKQLGLPPGMSVEGIRPGMEMNRMIPGSQRHVEPGNNPIFPRIPVEGPLSPSRGDFPKGMPPQLGPGRELEFGMVPSGMKGDVSLNVSMGSNSQMIPQKMREAGAGPEEMLKLRAAGADMLPAQQKMVPLPFGEHPQQEYGMGPRPFLPMSQGPGSNSGLRNLREPMGPDQRTNSRLSHMPPLPLNPSNNPTSLNTAPPVQRGLGRKPVEISVAGSQVHSPGINPLKSPTMRQVQSPMLGSPSGNLKSPQTPSQLAGMLAGPAAAASIKSPPVLGSAAASPVHLKSPSLPAPSPGWTSSPKPPLQSPGIPPNHKAPLTMASPAMLASVESGGPPPPTASQSASVSIPGSLPSSTPYTMPPEPTLSQNPLSIMMSRMSKFAMPSSTPLYHDAIKTVASSDDDSPPARSPNLPSMNNMPGMGINTQNPRISGPNPVVPMPTLSPMGMTQPLSHSNQMPSPNAMGPNIPPHGVPMGPGLMSHNPIMGHGSQEPPMVPQGRMGFPQGFPPVQSPPQQVPFPHNGPSGGQGNFPGGMGFPGEGPLGRPSNLPQSSADAALCKPGGPGGPDSFAVLGNSMPSVFTDPDLQEVIRPGATGIPEFDLSRIIPSEKPSQTLQYFPRGEVPGRKQPQGPGPGFSHMQGMMGEQAPRMGLALPGMGGPGPVGTPDIPLGTAPSMPGHNPMRPPAFLQQGMMGPHHRMMSPAQSTMPGQPTLMSNPAAAVGMIPGKDRGPAGLYTHPGPVGSPGMMMSMQGMMGPQQNIMIPPQMRPRGMAADVGMGGFSQGPGNPGNMMF is encoded by the exons ATGCATTCCAGTAACCCTAAAGTGAGGAACTCTCCGTCAGGAAACACACAGAG CCCTAAGTCAAAGCAGGAGGTGATGGTCCGTCCCCCTACAGTGATGTCCCCATCTGGAAACCCCCAGCTGGATTCCAAATTCTCCAATCAGGGTAAACAGGGGGGCTCAGCCAGCCAATCCCAGCCATCCCCCTGTGACTCCAAGAGTGGGGGCCATACCCCTAAAGCACTCCCTGGCCCAGGTGGGAGCATGGGGCTGAAGAATGGGGCTGGAAATGGTGCCAAGGGCAAGGGGAAAAGGGAGCGAAGTATTTCCGCCGACTCCTTTGATCAGAGAGATCCTGGGACTCCAAACGATGACTCTGACATGAAAG aatgtaATTCTGCCGACCACATAAAGTCCCAGGATTCCCAGCACACACCACACTCGATGACCCCATCAAATGCTACAGTCCCCAGGTCTTCCACCCCCTCCCATGGCCAGACTACTGCCCCAGAGCCCACACCTGCTCAGAAGACTCCTGCCAAAGTGGTGTATGTGTTTTCTACTGAGATGGCTAATAA GGCTGCAGAAGCTGTATTAAAGGGCCAGGTTGAAACTATCGTCTCTTTCCACATCCAGAACATCTCTAACAGCAAGACAGAGAGAAGCACAGCCCCTCTG AACACACAGATATCTGCCCTTCGAAATGATCCGAAACCTCTCCCACAACAGCCCCCAGCTCCAGCCAACCAGGACCAGAATTCTTCCCAGAACACCAGGCTGCAGCCAACTCCCCCCATTCCGGCACCAGCACCCAAGCCTGCCGCCCCCCCGCGTCCCCTGGACCGAGACAGTCCTGGGGTAGAAAACAAACTGATCCCTTCTGTCGGCAGCCCTGCCGGCTCCACTCCACTGCCCCCAGACAGTACCGGGCCAAACTCAACGCCCAACAACCGAGCCGTGACCCCTGTCTCCCAGGGGAGCAATAGCTCTTCAGCAGATCCCAAAGCCCCCCCGCCTCCACCAGTGTCCAGTGGCGAGCCCCCCACACTGGGGGAAAACCCTGATGGACTCTCTCAGGAGCAGCTGGAGCATCGGGAGCGCTCCTTACAAACGCTCAGAGATATCCAGCGAATGCTTTTCCCCGATGAGAAGGAATTCCCAGGAGGACAGAGTGGGGGACCCCAGCAGAACACTGGGGTATTAGATGGACCTCAGAAAAAACCAGAAGGGCCTATACAGGCCATGATGGTTCAATCCCAAAGCCTAGGTAAGGGACCTGGGCCCCGGACAGACGTGGGGGCTCCGTTTGGCCCTCAAGGACACAGAGATGTGCCCTTTCCTCCAGATGAAATGGTTCCACCCTCCATGAACTCCCAGTCTGGGCCCATCGGACCCGACCACCTGGATCACATGACCCCTGAGCAGATAGCGTGGCTGAAACTGCAGCAGGAGTTCTAcgaagagaagaggaggaagcaggagcAGGTGGCCGTGCAGCAGTGCTCCCTCCAGGACATGATGGTCCATCAGCACGGGCCGCGGGCGGTGGTCCGCGGGCCGCCCCCTCCGTACCAGATGACCCCTGGcgaggcctgggggcctgggggcacaGAGCCCTTTGCCGACGGGATCAACATGCCGCATTCTCTGCCCCCGAGAGCCATGGCTCCCCACCCCAACATGCCAGGGAGCCAAATGCGCCTCCCTGGATTTGCGGGAATGATGAATTCTGAGATGGAGGGGCCCAATGTCCCCAACCCGGCATCGCGACCAGGTCTTTCTGCAGTCAGCTGGCCAGACGATGTGCCAAAAATCCCAGACGGTCGAAATTTCCCGCCTGGCCAGGGCGTCTTCAGTGGTCCTGGCCGAGGGGAGCGGTTCCCAAACCCCCAAGGATTGTCTGAAGAGATGTTTCAACAGCAGCTGGCAGAGAAGCAGCTGGGACTGCCCCCGGGGATGAGCGTGGAAGGCATCAGGCCCGGAATGGAGATGAACAGGatgatcccaggctcccagcgccACGTGGAGCCAGGGAATAATCCCATCTTCCCTCGAATACCAGTGGAGGGCCCACTGAGCCCTTCCAGGGGTGACTTTCCGAAAGGAATGCCCCCACAGCTGGGCCCCGGCCGGGAACTCGAGTTTGGGATGGTTCCCAGTGGGATGAAGGGAGATGTCAGTCTAAATGTCAGCATGGGATCCAACTCTCAGATGATACCTCAGAAGATGAGAGAGGCTGGGGCGGGGCCCGAGGAGATGCTGAAGCTCCGTGCAGCTGGCGCGGACATGCTGCCTGCTCAGCAGAAGATGGTGCCCCTGCCATTCGGTGAGCACCCGCAGCAAGAGTATGGCATGGGCCCCAGGCCGTTCCTCCCCATGTCTCAGGGTCCAGGCAGCAACAGTGGCTTGCGGAATCTCAGAGAACCCATGGGGCCCGACCAAAGGACTAACAGCCGGCTCAGTCATATGCCACCACTACCTCTCAACCCTTCCAATAACCCCACTAGCCTCAACACAGCTCCTCCCGTTCAGCGCGGCCTGGGGCGGAAGCCCGTGGAGATATCTGTGGCAGGCAGCCAGGTGCATTCCCCAGGCATCAACCCTCTGAAATCCCCCACGATGCGCCAAGTCCAGTCACCAATGCTGGGCTCACCCTCGGGGAACCTCAAGTCCCCCCAGACTCCATCGCAGCTGGCAGGCATGCTGGCGGGCCCAGCTGCCGCTGCTTCCATTAAGTCCCCGCCCGTCTTGGGGTCTGCTGCTGCTTCGCCTGTTCACCTCAAGTCTCCATCACTTCCCGCCCCATCACCTGGATGGACCTCGTCTCCAAAACCTCCCCTTCAGAGTCCTGGGATCCCTCCAAACCACAAAGCACCCCTCACCATGGCCTCCCCAGCCATGCTGGCAAGTGTAGAGTCAG GTGGCCCCCCACCTCCTACAGCCAGCCAGTCTGCCTCTGTGAGTATCCCGGGAAGTCTTCCCTCTAGTACACCTTACACCATGCCTCCAGAGCCGACCCTTTCCCAGAACCCACTGTCTATTATGATGTCTCGAATGTCCAAGTTTGCAATGCCCAGTTCTACCCCGTTATACCACGACGCCATCAAGACTGTGGCCAGCTCAGATGATGACTCCCCTCCAGCTCGTTCTCCCAACTTGCCATCAATGAATAATATGCCAG gaatgGGCATTAATACACAGAATCCTCGAATTTCAGGTCCAAACCCCGTGGTTCCAATGCCAACCCTCAGCCCAATGGGAATGACCCAACCACTTTCTCACTCCAATCAGATGCCCTCTCCGAACGCCATGGGACCCAACATACCTCCTCATGGAGTCCCTATGGGGCCTGGTTTGATGTCACACAATCCTATCATGGGGCATGGGTCCCAGGAGCCTCCAATGGTACCTCAAGGACGCATGGGTTTTCCCCAGGGTTTCCCTCCAGTTCAGTCTCCTCCACAGCAGGTTCCGTTTCCTCACAATGGCCCCAGTGGGGGGCAGGGCAACTTCCCAGGAGGGATGGGTTTCCCAGGAGAAGGGCCTCTTGGCCGCCCCAGCAACCTGCCCCAAAGTTCAGCAGATGCAGCACTTTGCAAGCCTGGAGGCCCCGGAGGTCCTGACTCCTTCGCTGTCCTGGGAAACAGCATGCCTTCAGTGTTTACAGACCCAGATCTACAGGAGGTCATCCGACCTGGAGCCACCGGAATACCTGAGTTTGACCTGTCTCGCATTATCCCATCTGAGAAGCCTAGCCAGACTCTGCAATATTTCCCTCGAGGGGAAGTCCCAGGCCGTAAACAACCCCAGGGTCCTGGACCTGGGTTTTCGCACATGCAGGGGATGATGGGCGAACAAGCCCCCAGAATGGGACTAGCATTACCTGGCATGGGAGGTCCAGGGCCCGTGGGAACTCCAGACATCCCTCTTGGGACAGCTCCGTCCATGCCAGGGCACAACCCTATGAGACCACCAGCCTTTCTCCAGCAAGGCATGATGGGACCTCACCATCGGATGATGTCACCAGCACAATCTACAATGCCCGGCCAGCCCACCCTGATGAGCAATCCCGCTGCTGCTGTGGGCATGATTCCTGGCAAGGATCGAGGGCCTGCTGGGCTCTACACTCACCCTGGGCCTGTGGGCTCTCCAGGCATGATGATGTCCATGCAGGGCATGATGGGACCCCAACAGAACATCATGATCCCCCCACAGATGAGGCCCCGGGGCATGGCCGCTGACGTGGGCATGGGTGGATTCAGCCAAGGACCTGGCAACCCAGGAAACATgatgttttaa
- the BCL9 gene encoding B-cell CLL/lymphoma 9 protein isoform X3, with protein MHSSNPKVRNSPSGNTQSSPKSKQEVMVRPPTVMSPSGNPQLDSKFSNQECNSADHIKSQDSQHTPHSMTPSNATVPRSSTPSHGQTTAPEPTPAQKTPAKVVYVFSTEMANKAAEAVLKGQVETIVSFHIQNISNSKTERSTAPLNTQISALRNDPKPLPQQPPAPANQDQNSSQNTRLQPTPPIPAPAPKPAAPPRPLDRDSPGVENKLIPSVGSPAGSTPLPPDSTGPNSTPNNRAVTPVSQGSNSSSADPKAPPPPPVSSGEPPTLGENPDGLSQEQLEHRERSLQTLRDIQRMLFPDEKEFPGGQSGGPQQNTGVLDGPQKKPEGPIQAMMVQSQSLGKGPGPRTDVGAPFGPQGHRDVPFPPDEMVPPSMNSQSGPIGPDHLDHMTPEQIAWLKLQQEFYEEKRRKQEQVAVQQCSLQDMMVHQHGPRAVVRGPPPPYQMTPGEAWGPGGTEPFADGINMPHSLPPRAMAPHPNMPGSQMRLPGFAGMMNSEMEGPNVPNPASRPGLSAVSWPDDVPKIPDGRNFPPGQGVFSGPGRGERFPNPQGLSEEMFQQQLAEKQLGLPPGMSVEGIRPGMEMNRMIPGSQRHVEPGNNPIFPRIPVEGPLSPSRGDFPKGMPPQLGPGRELEFGMVPSGMKGDVSLNVSMGSNSQMIPQKMREAGAGPEEMLKLRAAGADMLPAQQKMVPLPFGEHPQQEYGMGPRPFLPMSQGPGSNSGLRNLREPMGPDQRTNSRLSHMPPLPLNPSNNPTSLNTAPPVQRGLGRKPVEISVAGSQVHSPGINPLKSPTMRQVQSPMLGSPSGNLKSPQTPSQLAGMLAGPAAAASIKSPPVLGSAAASPVHLKSPSLPAPSPGWTSSPKPPLQSPGIPPNHKAPLTMASPAMLASVESGGPPPPTASQSASVSIPGSLPSSTPYTMPPEPTLSQNPLSIMMSRMSKFAMPSSTPLYHDAIKTVASSDDDSPPARSPNLPSMNNMPGMGINTQNPRISGPNPVVPMPTLSPMGMTQPLSHSNQMPSPNAMGPNIPPHGVPMGPGLMSHNPIMGHGSQEPPMVPQGRMGFPQGFPPVQSPPQQVPFPHNGPSGGQGNFPGGMGFPGEGPLGRPSNLPQSSADAALCKPGGPGGPDSFAVLGNSMPSVFTDPDLQEVIRPGATGIPEFDLSRIIPSEKPSQTLQYFPRGEVPGRKQPQGPGPGFSHMQGMMGEQAPRMGLALPGMGGPGPVGTPDIPLGTAPSMPGHNPMRPPAFLQQGMMGPHHRMMSPAQSTMPGQPTLMSNPAAAVGMIPGKDRGPAGLYTHPGPVGSPGMMMSMQGMMGPQQNIMIPPQMRPRGMAADVGMGGFSQGPGNPGNMMF; from the exons ATGCATTCCAGTAACCCTAAAGTGAGGAACTCTCCGTCAGGAAACACACAGAG TAGCCCTAAGTCAAAGCAGGAGGTGATGGTCCGTCCCCCTACAGTGATGTCCCCATCTGGAAACCCCCAGCTGGATTCCAAATTCTCCAATCAGG aatgtaATTCTGCCGACCACATAAAGTCCCAGGATTCCCAGCACACACCACACTCGATGACCCCATCAAATGCTACAGTCCCCAGGTCTTCCACCCCCTCCCATGGCCAGACTACTGCCCCAGAGCCCACACCTGCTCAGAAGACTCCTGCCAAAGTGGTGTATGTGTTTTCTACTGAGATGGCTAATAA GGCTGCAGAAGCTGTATTAAAGGGCCAGGTTGAAACTATCGTCTCTTTCCACATCCAGAACATCTCTAACAGCAAGACAGAGAGAAGCACAGCCCCTCTG AACACACAGATATCTGCCCTTCGAAATGATCCGAAACCTCTCCCACAACAGCCCCCAGCTCCAGCCAACCAGGACCAGAATTCTTCCCAGAACACCAGGCTGCAGCCAACTCCCCCCATTCCGGCACCAGCACCCAAGCCTGCCGCCCCCCCGCGTCCCCTGGACCGAGACAGTCCTGGGGTAGAAAACAAACTGATCCCTTCTGTCGGCAGCCCTGCCGGCTCCACTCCACTGCCCCCAGACAGTACCGGGCCAAACTCAACGCCCAACAACCGAGCCGTGACCCCTGTCTCCCAGGGGAGCAATAGCTCTTCAGCAGATCCCAAAGCCCCCCCGCCTCCACCAGTGTCCAGTGGCGAGCCCCCCACACTGGGGGAAAACCCTGATGGACTCTCTCAGGAGCAGCTGGAGCATCGGGAGCGCTCCTTACAAACGCTCAGAGATATCCAGCGAATGCTTTTCCCCGATGAGAAGGAATTCCCAGGAGGACAGAGTGGGGGACCCCAGCAGAACACTGGGGTATTAGATGGACCTCAGAAAAAACCAGAAGGGCCTATACAGGCCATGATGGTTCAATCCCAAAGCCTAGGTAAGGGACCTGGGCCCCGGACAGACGTGGGGGCTCCGTTTGGCCCTCAAGGACACAGAGATGTGCCCTTTCCTCCAGATGAAATGGTTCCACCCTCCATGAACTCCCAGTCTGGGCCCATCGGACCCGACCACCTGGATCACATGACCCCTGAGCAGATAGCGTGGCTGAAACTGCAGCAGGAGTTCTAcgaagagaagaggaggaagcaggagcAGGTGGCCGTGCAGCAGTGCTCCCTCCAGGACATGATGGTCCATCAGCACGGGCCGCGGGCGGTGGTCCGCGGGCCGCCCCCTCCGTACCAGATGACCCCTGGcgaggcctgggggcctgggggcacaGAGCCCTTTGCCGACGGGATCAACATGCCGCATTCTCTGCCCCCGAGAGCCATGGCTCCCCACCCCAACATGCCAGGGAGCCAAATGCGCCTCCCTGGATTTGCGGGAATGATGAATTCTGAGATGGAGGGGCCCAATGTCCCCAACCCGGCATCGCGACCAGGTCTTTCTGCAGTCAGCTGGCCAGACGATGTGCCAAAAATCCCAGACGGTCGAAATTTCCCGCCTGGCCAGGGCGTCTTCAGTGGTCCTGGCCGAGGGGAGCGGTTCCCAAACCCCCAAGGATTGTCTGAAGAGATGTTTCAACAGCAGCTGGCAGAGAAGCAGCTGGGACTGCCCCCGGGGATGAGCGTGGAAGGCATCAGGCCCGGAATGGAGATGAACAGGatgatcccaggctcccagcgccACGTGGAGCCAGGGAATAATCCCATCTTCCCTCGAATACCAGTGGAGGGCCCACTGAGCCCTTCCAGGGGTGACTTTCCGAAAGGAATGCCCCCACAGCTGGGCCCCGGCCGGGAACTCGAGTTTGGGATGGTTCCCAGTGGGATGAAGGGAGATGTCAGTCTAAATGTCAGCATGGGATCCAACTCTCAGATGATACCTCAGAAGATGAGAGAGGCTGGGGCGGGGCCCGAGGAGATGCTGAAGCTCCGTGCAGCTGGCGCGGACATGCTGCCTGCTCAGCAGAAGATGGTGCCCCTGCCATTCGGTGAGCACCCGCAGCAAGAGTATGGCATGGGCCCCAGGCCGTTCCTCCCCATGTCTCAGGGTCCAGGCAGCAACAGTGGCTTGCGGAATCTCAGAGAACCCATGGGGCCCGACCAAAGGACTAACAGCCGGCTCAGTCATATGCCACCACTACCTCTCAACCCTTCCAATAACCCCACTAGCCTCAACACAGCTCCTCCCGTTCAGCGCGGCCTGGGGCGGAAGCCCGTGGAGATATCTGTGGCAGGCAGCCAGGTGCATTCCCCAGGCATCAACCCTCTGAAATCCCCCACGATGCGCCAAGTCCAGTCACCAATGCTGGGCTCACCCTCGGGGAACCTCAAGTCCCCCCAGACTCCATCGCAGCTGGCAGGCATGCTGGCGGGCCCAGCTGCCGCTGCTTCCATTAAGTCCCCGCCCGTCTTGGGGTCTGCTGCTGCTTCGCCTGTTCACCTCAAGTCTCCATCACTTCCCGCCCCATCACCTGGATGGACCTCGTCTCCAAAACCTCCCCTTCAGAGTCCTGGGATCCCTCCAAACCACAAAGCACCCCTCACCATGGCCTCCCCAGCCATGCTGGCAAGTGTAGAGTCAG GTGGCCCCCCACCTCCTACAGCCAGCCAGTCTGCCTCTGTGAGTATCCCGGGAAGTCTTCCCTCTAGTACACCTTACACCATGCCTCCAGAGCCGACCCTTTCCCAGAACCCACTGTCTATTATGATGTCTCGAATGTCCAAGTTTGCAATGCCCAGTTCTACCCCGTTATACCACGACGCCATCAAGACTGTGGCCAGCTCAGATGATGACTCCCCTCCAGCTCGTTCTCCCAACTTGCCATCAATGAATAATATGCCAG gaatgGGCATTAATACACAGAATCCTCGAATTTCAGGTCCAAACCCCGTGGTTCCAATGCCAACCCTCAGCCCAATGGGAATGACCCAACCACTTTCTCACTCCAATCAGATGCCCTCTCCGAACGCCATGGGACCCAACATACCTCCTCATGGAGTCCCTATGGGGCCTGGTTTGATGTCACACAATCCTATCATGGGGCATGGGTCCCAGGAGCCTCCAATGGTACCTCAAGGACGCATGGGTTTTCCCCAGGGTTTCCCTCCAGTTCAGTCTCCTCCACAGCAGGTTCCGTTTCCTCACAATGGCCCCAGTGGGGGGCAGGGCAACTTCCCAGGAGGGATGGGTTTCCCAGGAGAAGGGCCTCTTGGCCGCCCCAGCAACCTGCCCCAAAGTTCAGCAGATGCAGCACTTTGCAAGCCTGGAGGCCCCGGAGGTCCTGACTCCTTCGCTGTCCTGGGAAACAGCATGCCTTCAGTGTTTACAGACCCAGATCTACAGGAGGTCATCCGACCTGGAGCCACCGGAATACCTGAGTTTGACCTGTCTCGCATTATCCCATCTGAGAAGCCTAGCCAGACTCTGCAATATTTCCCTCGAGGGGAAGTCCCAGGCCGTAAACAACCCCAGGGTCCTGGACCTGGGTTTTCGCACATGCAGGGGATGATGGGCGAACAAGCCCCCAGAATGGGACTAGCATTACCTGGCATGGGAGGTCCAGGGCCCGTGGGAACTCCAGACATCCCTCTTGGGACAGCTCCGTCCATGCCAGGGCACAACCCTATGAGACCACCAGCCTTTCTCCAGCAAGGCATGATGGGACCTCACCATCGGATGATGTCACCAGCACAATCTACAATGCCCGGCCAGCCCACCCTGATGAGCAATCCCGCTGCTGCTGTGGGCATGATTCCTGGCAAGGATCGAGGGCCTGCTGGGCTCTACACTCACCCTGGGCCTGTGGGCTCTCCAGGCATGATGATGTCCATGCAGGGCATGATGGGACCCCAACAGAACATCATGATCCCCCCACAGATGAGGCCCCGGGGCATGGCCGCTGACGTGGGCATGGGTGGATTCAGCCAAGGACCTGGCAACCCAGGAAACATgatgttttaa